In a genomic window of Streptomyces roseoviridis:
- a CDS encoding DUF4913 domain-containing protein — translation MRLPEGDLDSIQATVRQLLDRSAEQARQLDHLAAAPAPTPPFPGFGMSPSPGGIVMPLEPRPILELDGEEYESELDLLTDWVEDYLMPTYGAEVTTAAPWCDQWQEHLDVVAWLHALWMAYLQHKDPEAGPAGMFVWHRDFLTHAMAAVRAPGGPLSACQTDPDRPSHRLLRGPGRSMRGVARDAEAGQAAA, via the coding sequence GTGCGCCTGCCGGAAGGCGATCTGGACAGCATCCAGGCCACTGTCCGCCAACTGCTCGACCGCTCCGCCGAACAGGCCCGCCAGCTCGACCACCTCGCCGCCGCACCCGCACCCACGCCGCCCTTCCCCGGCTTCGGCATGTCGCCGTCGCCCGGCGGGATAGTGATGCCGCTGGAACCGCGGCCGATCCTGGAGCTGGACGGCGAGGAGTACGAGAGCGAACTCGACCTGCTCACCGACTGGGTGGAGGACTACCTCATGCCCACCTATGGCGCCGAGGTCACCACCGCCGCCCCGTGGTGCGACCAGTGGCAGGAGCACCTCGACGTCGTCGCCTGGCTGCATGCCCTGTGGATGGCGTACCTCCAGCACAAGGACCCCGAAGCCGGACCGGCCGGGATGTTCGTGTGGCACCGGGACTTCCTCACCCACGCCATGGCCGCCGTCCGCGCCCCGGGCGGGCCGCTGTCGGCCTGCCAGACCGACCCCGACCGCCCGTCGCACCGCCTCCTTCGCGGACCCGGCCGCTCCATGCGCGGCGTCGCCCGCGACGCCGAGGCAGGACAGGCAGCCGCATGA
- a CDS encoding winged helix-turn-helix transcriptional regulator, with translation MPASGLPAPTHRDLDQVTQALETISPRWNAWILMTLTTPGRYMDLKARMPWLHDGQLQPKLRLLEAGGLVQRTEHTRRHVVYGLSDKGVRLLPVLDTLAEWGRHHLERPTTKDPVTKKETPRSAAKAEEIEDALALISPRHATAILWALRVRNASTAAALASSVMPDAHPTAVYHPLRHLTIKGLVGRDREGKFTLTAAGRALTPAYQALIAWTTGSPASYTASPTLRPVPTQTGPDPRMTAAALETTPVAPAWKPGDLFSHTSVARPLPAAAGVARR, from the coding sequence ATGCCTGCCTCCGGCCTGCCCGCACCCACCCACCGCGACCTCGACCAGGTCACCCAGGCTCTGGAGACGATCTCCCCCCGGTGGAACGCCTGGATCCTGATGACGCTGACCACTCCCGGCCGATACATGGACCTGAAGGCCCGCATGCCGTGGTTGCACGACGGTCAACTCCAGCCCAAGCTCCGCCTCTTGGAAGCCGGCGGCCTCGTCCAGCGCACGGAGCACACCCGTCGCCACGTCGTCTACGGGCTCAGTGACAAGGGCGTCCGCCTGCTGCCCGTCCTCGACACCCTCGCCGAGTGGGGCCGGCACCACCTGGAGCGCCCCACCACGAAGGACCCCGTCACCAAGAAGGAGACGCCCCGCTCGGCAGCCAAGGCCGAGGAAATCGAGGACGCCCTCGCACTGATCTCTCCCCGGCACGCCACCGCGATCCTGTGGGCACTCCGGGTCCGCAACGCCTCGACCGCCGCAGCCCTGGCCTCCTCCGTCATGCCCGACGCTCACCCCACCGCCGTCTACCACCCCCTGCGCCACCTGACGATCAAGGGCCTAGTGGGCCGCGACCGCGAAGGGAAGTTCACGCTCACCGCCGCGGGCCGGGCCCTGACCCCTGCCTACCAGGCACTCATCGCCTGGACGACGGGCTCACCCGCCTCCTATACCGCCTCGCCCACCCTGCGCCCTGTTCCCACGCAAACCGGTCCCGACCCGCGGATGACGGCCGCCGCCCTGGAGACAACACCGGTCGCTCCCGCGTGGAAGCCCGGCGACCTGTTCTCCCACACCTCCGTCGCCCGGCCGCTTCCGGCTGCGGCGGGAGTCGCACGCCGCTGA
- a CDS encoding SCO6881 family protein, which translates to MDFCALPVAGKLCDAADAIDFVSDPGKAITEGIGNWIAKSCGELAAAAADLAAEAVNTTTKIDLHAGWFRDNYELLLPIGLTILVATFCAQLVRAAMKRDGQALAQAFTGTASGVIFCFAAITLTTVAIEVVDALSDSLFAAAGTSIEDAVRRMVKVSQIAAISPLGWLVAALAALGAAAGAVLYWCVMMVRKVGILVLVTLAVFAGAGGGWEAARRWRRGWIEATATLIVSKLLMTVIFLLGVSAMGKTDADGGIAALADVMAGIVIMLLVMLCPYATFKFVHWAAESTDGETLHRSGGAGAQLAKQHAENATRKAAAAAATAGTGGAAAGAGAASPQGAASGPGGFPGDIAASPSGSGGGTGASPAMDKVKSGLDEAVRSMPTSPAAQDSGNSFGTGNSASGGPAAGATPRSTQDAPPPSTGAVGAAHGSGPATGSSPFTAPPSPTGS; encoded by the coding sequence GTGGACTTCTGTGCTCTTCCGGTCGCGGGCAAGCTGTGCGACGCGGCCGACGCGATCGACTTCGTCTCTGACCCGGGCAAGGCGATCACCGAAGGCATCGGCAACTGGATCGCCAAATCCTGCGGCGAACTCGCCGCAGCAGCAGCCGACCTGGCCGCCGAGGCGGTCAACACGACCACCAAGATCGATCTCCATGCCGGGTGGTTCCGCGACAACTACGAGCTGCTGTTGCCGATCGGGCTGACCATCCTGGTCGCCACCTTCTGCGCCCAGCTCGTCCGGGCCGCGATGAAGCGCGACGGGCAGGCCCTGGCCCAAGCGTTCACCGGCACCGCGAGCGGTGTGATCTTTTGCTTCGCGGCCATCACCCTGACCACGGTCGCGATCGAAGTCGTCGACGCGTTGTCGGACAGCTTGTTCGCGGCAGCCGGCACATCGATCGAGGACGCCGTCCGCCGCATGGTGAAGGTCTCGCAGATCGCCGCCATCTCCCCGCTCGGCTGGCTGGTGGCCGCCCTCGCGGCCCTCGGTGCCGCCGCCGGCGCGGTCCTCTACTGGTGCGTCATGATGGTGAGGAAGGTCGGCATCCTCGTGCTCGTCACGCTGGCGGTCTTCGCCGGCGCCGGTGGCGGATGGGAGGCCGCCCGCCGCTGGCGGCGGGGCTGGATCGAGGCGACGGCCACGCTGATCGTCTCCAAGCTCCTGATGACCGTGATCTTCCTCCTCGGCGTCTCCGCCATGGGCAAAACCGACGCGGACGGCGGGATCGCCGCGCTCGCCGACGTCATGGCCGGTATCGTCATCATGCTCTTGGTGATGTTGTGCCCGTACGCGACGTTCAAGTTCGTGCATTGGGCGGCGGAGTCCACCGACGGTGAGACGCTGCACCGCTCCGGCGGGGCGGGAGCCCAGCTCGCGAAGCAGCACGCCGAGAACGCGACCCGCAAGGCGGCAGCCGCGGCGGCGACCGCGGGAACCGGCGGTGCTGCCGCCGGAGCCGGAGCTGCATCGCCGCAGGGCGCGGCCTCGGGACCCGGCGGGTTCCCCGGCGACATCGCCGCCAGCCCCTCCGGCAGCGGTGGTGGCACCGGAGCATCGCCGGCCATGGACAAGGTCAAGAGCGGCCTGGACGAGGCGGTCCGCTCCATGCCGACCAGCCCGGCGGCCCAGGACTCGGGCAACTCCTTCGGGACCGGCAACAGCGCCTCCGGCGGCCCCGCCGCGGGTGCGACACCGCGCAGTACCCAGGATGCGCCGCCCCCGAGCACCGGTGCTGTCGGCGCCGCGCACGGCTCCGGGCCCGCGACGGGCAGCAGCCCGTTCACGGCACCGCCGTCCCCGACCGGGTCCTGA
- a CDS encoding DUF6238 family protein, translating into MTTTTDPTDAHPYLRAATAGIRHHARSLASAARADRRHLDNLHEHLTRLHLLLDQVADTVRPEHPAAGRHLAAAHLRLWQAATCLHEAFHTLPAAPDCTPDRLPDGPLVLTICQRHLASGHAIRRKTTPADHGTA; encoded by the coding sequence ATCACCACCACGACCGACCCGACCGACGCACACCCGTACCTGCGGGCCGCGACCGCCGGCATCCGCCACCACGCCCGCTCCCTCGCCTCAGCGGCCCGCGCCGACCGGCGACACCTCGACAACCTGCACGAGCACCTCACCCGCCTGCACCTGCTCCTCGACCAGGTCGCCGACACCGTGCGACCCGAACACCCGGCCGCCGGACGGCACCTGGCCGCCGCCCACCTGCGACTGTGGCAGGCCGCCACGTGCCTCCACGAGGCCTTTCACACCCTGCCCGCCGCACCCGACTGCACCCCCGACCGGCTCCCCGACGGCCCGCTCGTCCTCACCATCTGCCAGCGCCACCTCGCCTCCGGCCACGCCATCCGCCGCAAGACCACCCCGGCCGACCACGGCACCGCCTGA
- a CDS encoding site-specific DNA-methyltransferase, which translates to MPFSLHHGDALGVLTGLPDDCVDAVITDPPYNSGGRTAKERTSRTARQKYTSADAGHELADFPGENMDQRSYGFWLTQIMTEAHRLTRPGGTALLFTDWRQLPITTDAIQAAGWLWRGVLAWHKPQARPQKGRFTQNCEFIVWASNGPIDGSRNPVYLPGLYSASQPSGKNRQHITQKPVEVMRELVKICPPGGTVLDFTCGSGSTGVAALLEGRDFIGVEKTRHYAEIASDRLTETLCQSVGQDDLTLTA; encoded by the coding sequence TTGCCTTTTTCCCTGCATCATGGTGACGCGCTCGGTGTGCTGACCGGCCTTCCGGACGACTGCGTGGACGCGGTCATCACCGACCCGCCGTACAACTCCGGCGGCAGGACCGCGAAGGAGCGCACCTCCCGCACCGCCCGACAGAAGTACACCTCCGCCGACGCCGGCCACGAACTCGCTGACTTCCCCGGCGAGAACATGGATCAGCGTTCCTACGGCTTCTGGCTCACCCAGATCATGACCGAAGCCCACCGCCTCACCCGCCCGGGCGGGACGGCGTTGCTGTTCACCGACTGGCGGCAGCTGCCGATCACGACCGACGCGATCCAGGCGGCCGGCTGGCTGTGGCGCGGGGTGCTGGCCTGGCACAAGCCGCAGGCTCGGCCTCAGAAGGGGCGCTTCACACAGAACTGCGAGTTCATCGTGTGGGCGTCGAACGGGCCGATCGACGGCTCCCGCAACCCTGTCTATCTGCCCGGCCTGTACTCCGCCTCCCAGCCCTCGGGCAAGAACCGGCAGCACATCACGCAGAAGCCGGTCGAGGTAATGCGAGAACTGGTGAAGATCTGCCCGCCGGGCGGCACCGTTCTGGACTTCACCTGCGGCTCGGGCTCCACCGGAGTCGCCGCGCTGCTGGAGGGCCGCGATTTCATCGGCGTCGAGAAGACCAGGCACTACGCCGAGATCGCCTCCGATCGTCTGACGGAAACGCTTTGTCAGAGCGTCGGGCAGGACGATCTCACCCTGACCGCCTGA
- a CDS encoding ParB N-terminal domain-containing protein: MPPLEPSLNPDFELSDDVGRTTEQSHPHHTGTLTENTIELHPTTALFPMLDEEELQALADDIRERGLHNPVVLDTTGRILDGKNRLRACEIADVEPTYSTYDGDDASTYVLSVNSRRRHLTKGQLAMIAAKARSFSEHAGRSLGEQSVRSLSEQAGVSVGRVGQASVVLRHAPDLAESVINGTMGLNEAYAVAQKQKAQAESAESQLARLRAEDPQLADRVVEGELTIQGAWAERKARQEEELRQRRVATNLLCEILPALAQIRGSRTFAQYDAELAPPGRAVTREVIEHAATALAEMAGVWKERNLP, from the coding sequence ATGCCGCCCCTGGAGCCTTCCCTGAACCCCGACTTCGAGCTGTCCGACGACGTCGGCCGCACCACCGAACAGAGCCACCCCCACCACACCGGCACCCTCACGGAGAACACCATCGAGCTCCACCCGACCACCGCGCTCTTCCCGATGCTCGACGAGGAAGAGCTCCAGGCGCTCGCGGACGACATTCGCGAGCGCGGCCTTCACAACCCCGTCGTCCTGGACACCACAGGCCGCATCCTCGACGGCAAGAACCGTCTTCGGGCCTGTGAGATCGCCGACGTCGAGCCCACCTACTCCACCTACGACGGGGACGACGCCAGCACCTACGTGCTGTCGGTCAATAGCCGGCGTCGCCACCTGACCAAGGGCCAGCTCGCCATGATCGCGGCCAAAGCGCGTTCATTCAGTGAACACGCCGGGCGTTCACTCGGTGAACAGTCCGTCCGTTCACTCAGTGAACAGGCCGGCGTCTCGGTCGGACGCGTCGGACAAGCCAGCGTGGTTCTGCGACATGCACCTGATCTGGCCGAGTCGGTCATCAACGGCACGATGGGGCTGAACGAGGCGTATGCGGTCGCCCAGAAGCAGAAGGCCCAGGCCGAATCGGCGGAATCGCAGCTCGCCCGCCTGCGCGCCGAGGACCCCCAGCTCGCCGACCGCGTCGTCGAAGGCGAGCTCACCATCCAGGGTGCCTGGGCAGAGCGGAAGGCCCGGCAGGAGGAAGAGCTGCGCCAGCGCCGGGTCGCCACCAACCTGCTGTGCGAGATCCTCCCCGCCCTCGCTCAGATACGCGGCAGCCGCACCTTCGCCCAGTACGACGCCGAACTCGCTCCACCCGGACGCGCCGTCACCCGTGAAGTGATCGAACACGCCGCCACCGCCCTGGCCGAGATGGCCGGCGTTTGGAAGGAACGCAACCTCCCGTGA
- a CDS encoding ATP-binding protein — protein sequence MSRHRPGRRARRASASPLFTPHSTDRTSRRAARKQLAEAQAKAKAAALKDTVDTAAEAEIPTPLYPSAGRPGPASARGGRLRLPAHRITTATASGAYPFLAEGGLGAEGIYIGRDVHAEGSFVFDPFALYGKVEGFTNPNILLAGVIGQGKSALAKSFALRSVAFGYRVYVPCDPKGEWTPVAAALGGTSIALGPGLPGRLNPLDAAPKPLSVPEADWAGEVRKRRLLLLGSLARTVLGRDLLPMEHTALDIALDGVVRAATAAGRAPLLGDVAHTLAQPHLLDAAAGTVSGHLGEAARDLSHALRRLVHGDLAGMFDAPSTVAFDPASPMLSIDLSRLGGSGDDTALVLAMTCASAWMEAALSDPAGGRRWIVYDEAWRLMRHPGLLQRMQSQWKLSRGLGIANLMVIHRLSDLLTAGDAGSQGRALAEGLLAGCSTRIVYRQETDQIHAAATLLGLTAVETEALSHLTRGRGLWRVAGRSFVVQHHLHPTEQALFDTDSRMH from the coding sequence ATGTCCCGACACCGCCCCGGCCGCCGGGCCCGCCGTGCCTCCGCCAGTCCGCTGTTCACCCCCCACAGCACCGACCGCACCAGCCGCCGCGCGGCCCGCAAGCAGCTCGCCGAAGCCCAGGCCAAAGCCAAGGCCGCCGCACTCAAGGACACCGTCGACACCGCGGCCGAAGCCGAGATACCCACACCGCTCTACCCGTCGGCCGGACGTCCCGGTCCAGCCTCTGCTCGCGGCGGGCGGCTGCGGTTGCCCGCCCACCGGATAACCACCGCCACCGCCTCCGGCGCGTACCCGTTCCTCGCCGAAGGCGGCCTGGGTGCCGAGGGCATCTACATCGGCCGCGATGTCCACGCCGAGGGGAGCTTCGTTTTCGACCCCTTCGCCCTGTACGGGAAGGTAGAAGGCTTCACCAACCCGAACATCCTCCTGGCAGGCGTCATCGGGCAGGGCAAGAGCGCGCTGGCGAAGTCGTTCGCGCTGCGCTCGGTCGCCTTCGGCTACCGCGTCTACGTGCCGTGCGACCCGAAGGGCGAGTGGACTCCAGTGGCAGCCGCGCTCGGCGGCACCTCCATCGCTCTCGGCCCGGGCCTGCCCGGACGGCTCAATCCCCTCGATGCCGCGCCCAAACCGCTTTCTGTCCCGGAAGCGGACTGGGCCGGCGAAGTCCGCAAGCGCCGGCTGCTCCTGCTGGGCTCCCTCGCCCGAACCGTGCTCGGCCGCGACCTGCTCCCCATGGAGCACACCGCCCTCGACATCGCCCTCGACGGCGTCGTCCGGGCCGCGACCGCCGCCGGCCGGGCCCCGCTGCTCGGCGATGTCGCCCACACCCTGGCCCAGCCCCATCTCCTCGACGCCGCCGCCGGCACCGTCTCCGGCCACCTCGGGGAAGCCGCCCGCGACCTCTCCCACGCCCTGCGCCGCCTTGTCCACGGTGACTTGGCGGGGATGTTCGACGCTCCCTCCACCGTCGCCTTCGACCCGGCCAGTCCGATGCTCTCCATCGACCTGTCCCGGCTCGGCGGCTCTGGCGACGACACCGCTCTCGTCCTCGCCATGACTTGTGCCTCCGCCTGGATGGAGGCCGCCCTCAGCGACCCCGCCGGTGGCAGGCGCTGGATCGTCTACGACGAGGCGTGGAGATTGATGCGCCACCCCGGCCTCCTCCAGCGCATGCAAAGCCAATGGAAGCTCTCCCGCGGCCTGGGCATTGCGAACCTCATGGTCATCCACCGCCTCAGCGACCTGCTCACCGCCGGTGACGCCGGCTCCCAGGGCCGCGCGCTCGCCGAAGGACTCCTCGCCGGCTGCTCCACCCGCATCGTCTACCGCCAGGAGACCGATCAGATCCACGCCGCCGCCACCCTGCTCGGCCTGACCGCCGTCGAGACGGAGGCCCTCTCCCACCTCACCCGCGGACGCGGCCTGTGGCGAGTCGCGGGCCGGAGCTTCGTGGTCCAACACCACCTCCACCCCACCGAGCAGGCGTTGTTCGACACCGACTCCCGCATGCACTGA
- a CDS encoding SCO6880 family protein — translation MTVKFPSRSRRGILLGLSLPQLVLTSAALALLLVTVVTTGLPGALILTPLWAAVAALVAVRRSGRSLIDWAPIVARYVQRRRTGQTLWLARPATRPRAEGTLHLPGTAASIKVVTPADGQAAALHDPHRQTLTAVARVTSRAFALLDPATQNSHVSAWGRALAGIARTGHIATVQVLERTVPDSGDTLTRHWNTHGRPDTQLAGHIYSDLVASAGPAAAPHETYLAISLDLKGAKRLINQAGGGLPGAFTVLGQATSSLTQAARNAGLTVNGWLTAREIAAVIRTAYDPKALAALQQWSDTGRAEAAPAAAGPVVQVEEHDRLITDTARHTTYWVENWPRTEVLAGFLHQLLFTAGVRRSFSLLYVPQGFESALRDVQRTKATIIADANERARRGQVDSESDVVEYGDVKERERQLIAGHADVAMTGLLTVTADTDQALDAACAQIETAAVTAQVDLRRLVYQQPDAFTLAALPLARTAQEK, via the coding sequence ATGACGGTCAAGTTCCCGTCCAGGTCCCGGCGCGGGATCCTGCTCGGCCTGTCCCTCCCCCAGCTCGTCCTCACCTCCGCCGCGCTCGCCCTGCTCCTGGTGACCGTCGTGACCACCGGCCTGCCCGGCGCCCTGATCCTCACCCCGCTGTGGGCAGCGGTCGCCGCCCTCGTCGCCGTCCGCCGCAGCGGCCGGTCCCTGATCGACTGGGCACCGATCGTCGCCCGCTACGTGCAGCGCCGCCGCACCGGGCAGACCCTGTGGCTCGCCCGACCGGCCACCCGCCCGCGCGCCGAGGGAACCCTCCACCTTCCGGGAACGGCCGCCTCGATCAAGGTGGTCACCCCGGCAGACGGGCAGGCCGCCGCCCTCCACGACCCGCACCGGCAGACGCTCACCGCCGTAGCCCGCGTGACGAGCCGGGCCTTCGCCCTGCTGGACCCCGCCACCCAGAACTCCCACGTGAGCGCGTGGGGCCGGGCCCTGGCCGGGATCGCCCGCACCGGGCACATCGCCACCGTCCAGGTTCTGGAGCGGACCGTCCCCGACTCCGGCGACACCCTGACCCGCCACTGGAACACCCACGGCCGGCCCGACACCCAGCTCGCCGGCCACATCTACAGCGACCTCGTCGCCTCCGCCGGCCCGGCCGCCGCCCCGCACGAGACCTACCTGGCCATCTCCCTCGACCTGAAGGGCGCCAAACGCCTGATCAACCAGGCCGGCGGCGGACTGCCCGGCGCCTTCACCGTCCTCGGCCAGGCCACCTCCTCCCTCACCCAGGCCGCCCGCAACGCCGGGCTGACCGTGAACGGCTGGCTGACCGCTCGGGAGATCGCCGCCGTCATCCGCACCGCGTACGACCCGAAGGCGCTCGCCGCCCTGCAGCAGTGGTCGGACACCGGCCGCGCGGAAGCCGCCCCCGCCGCCGCCGGGCCCGTCGTCCAGGTCGAGGAACACGACCGCCTCATCACCGACACCGCCCGCCACACCACCTACTGGGTCGAGAACTGGCCGCGCACGGAAGTCCTCGCCGGCTTCCTCCACCAGCTGCTCTTCACCGCCGGCGTGCGCCGTTCCTTCTCCCTCCTCTACGTCCCCCAGGGCTTCGAGTCCGCGCTCCGCGACGTCCAGCGCACCAAGGCGACGATCATCGCCGACGCCAACGAACGTGCCCGCCGCGGACAGGTGGACTCCGAATCCGATGTCGTCGAGTACGGCGACGTCAAGGAACGCGAACGGCAGCTGATCGCCGGCCACGCCGATGTCGCGATGACCGGCCTGCTCACCGTCACTGCCGACACCGACCAGGCCCTGGACGCGGCCTGCGCTCAGATCGAGACCGCCGCCGTCACCGCCCAGGTCGACCTGCGCCGCCTCGTCTACCAGCAGCCCGACGCCTTCACCCTGGCCGCCCTCCCCCTCGCCCGCACCGCCCAGGAGAAGTAG
- a CDS encoding C40 family peptidase, which translates to MKGIAAAAGVLCLSPLFLAGAAATAAAASSAAARASTCATGDVADAKAVARQVAGILGGNDAAPAIRVEGLELPAEQIPHAKTIVATGIAMKVPERGRIVALATAIQESRLRNLRYGDRDSLGLFQQRPSQGWGTPEEILNPVHAATKFYEGLLKVAGWQQMTVTQAAQAVQRSGLPDAYAQWEPLARALQQAIAPTLHEDGGNAGAVAPDGGCQPGEDGSAWGEIPEGAVPAGYEIPADATARARTAITWAMHQLGTLYQWGGTCKDAHGPDPMGRCDCSSLMQVAYAQAGVTLTRTTYTQVKEGVPVPANALRPGDLLFTRGTAAVPEHVGMYMGAGLVINAPKTGRPVRIEKVADWQILAVRRIPALNS; encoded by the coding sequence TTGAAGGGCATAGCCGCCGCCGCTGGCGTTCTCTGCCTGTCCCCTCTCTTTCTCGCCGGCGCCGCCGCCACGGCGGCTGCCGCCAGCAGCGCCGCTGCCCGCGCGTCGACGTGCGCCACCGGCGATGTGGCCGACGCCAAGGCCGTCGCCCGGCAGGTCGCCGGCATCCTCGGCGGCAACGACGCCGCCCCCGCTATACGGGTCGAGGGCCTGGAGCTGCCCGCCGAGCAGATCCCGCACGCCAAGACGATCGTCGCCACCGGGATCGCCATGAAGGTCCCCGAGCGCGGCCGGATCGTCGCCCTCGCGACCGCGATCCAGGAGTCCCGGCTGCGCAACCTGCGCTACGGGGACCGGGATTCACTCGGGCTGTTCCAGCAGCGGCCCAGCCAGGGCTGGGGCACCCCCGAGGAGATCCTCAACCCCGTCCACGCCGCCACTAAGTTCTACGAGGGGCTCCTCAAGGTCGCAGGGTGGCAGCAGATGACGGTCACCCAGGCCGCCCAAGCCGTGCAGCGCTCCGGGCTCCCGGACGCGTACGCCCAGTGGGAGCCGCTCGCCCGCGCCCTGCAACAGGCGATCGCGCCGACCCTTCACGAAGACGGTGGCAACGCCGGAGCTGTTGCTCCCGATGGTGGCTGCCAGCCGGGCGAGGACGGATCCGCCTGGGGCGAGATCCCCGAAGGCGCCGTCCCCGCCGGGTACGAGATCCCGGCCGACGCCACGGCGAGGGCCCGCACGGCGATCACCTGGGCGATGCACCAGCTCGGCACCCTCTACCAGTGGGGCGGGACCTGCAAGGACGCCCATGGGCCTGATCCGATGGGCCGCTGCGACTGCAGCTCCCTGATGCAGGTCGCCTACGCGCAGGCCGGCGTCACCCTCACCCGCACCACGTACACCCAGGTCAAGGAGGGCGTGCCGGTCCCGGCGAACGCTCTGAGGCCTGGTGACCTGCTCTTCACCCGTGGCACCGCCGCCGTGCCCGAGCACGTCGGGATGTACATGGGCGCGGGCCTGGTGATCAATGCGCCGAAGACCGGCCGTCCGGTGCGGATCGAGAAGGTCGCCGACTGGCAGATCCTCGCCGTCCGCCGCATCCCCGCCCTCAACTCCTAG
- a CDS encoding MFS transporter, translating into MTYRAVLGARHVVRLLAGTLTGRMPSGMVPVALVLWVTAGGGSLAAASTLAAVYGLTSGLTQPVKGRLMDRHGQTHVSTPAAVVANGSLLALPAIGPDGHLALVTAAVALAGLASPPLESGLRTLWPTVVTNSGQRKVVQALDTGSQGLLYVTGPLLATWLATTYGADVALWITALLGMLGATVVLTSEPSRTWRAGRGDTKEPARPGRLMSSGLVLLCTGLSGIGFALGALTVWAAAMAEAHHADRLTGVLPAAFSAGSFLGGLLYARLPRRLPPGTQLVCATAMFAVGWLPLLAQPEPRTAIFTAALPGLFLTMVITSGFDTVDALTPASRATEAYAWLILAVGTGQAAGTVLAGRFVGHLLGLSALPAAGAFLAVAVLTLSRPVLGSRRLGRHRRTTSASPASSHFPLDEGESFMPVKTVWTVAHSCGHEVTHDLSDRAADRRARFARWLAGRVCTDCWKASRDADTAAKEQWLTARRAEEQAAAREWTERFDMPLLEGPERALEWGERCRFQLVTAAYTALVTEGIWGEADWAVLEEKIRTVTRAGWWIDQREAEGTELPELLDAATSEDIGTENPYR; encoded by the coding sequence GTGACCTACCGGGCCGTCCTGGGTGCGCGCCACGTCGTCCGCCTACTGGCCGGCACCCTGACCGGGCGGATGCCCAGCGGCATGGTCCCCGTCGCTCTGGTCCTGTGGGTGACAGCGGGCGGCGGGTCGCTGGCGGCGGCGAGCACGCTCGCCGCCGTCTACGGGCTCACGTCCGGGCTCACGCAACCGGTGAAGGGCCGCCTCATGGACCGGCACGGGCAGACGCACGTGAGCACGCCCGCCGCCGTCGTCGCGAACGGCAGCCTGCTCGCCCTGCCCGCGATCGGCCCGGACGGGCACCTGGCACTCGTCACCGCGGCAGTCGCCCTCGCGGGCCTTGCGAGCCCTCCACTGGAATCGGGCCTGCGGACCCTGTGGCCGACCGTCGTGACGAACTCCGGCCAGCGGAAGGTGGTCCAGGCTCTCGACACCGGCTCCCAGGGGCTCCTGTACGTCACCGGCCCGCTCCTGGCCACCTGGCTCGCCACCACGTACGGTGCCGACGTCGCTCTGTGGATTACCGCCCTGCTCGGCATGCTCGGCGCCACGGTCGTGCTCACCTCCGAGCCCTCACGTACCTGGCGGGCCGGCCGCGGCGACACCAAGGAGCCTGCCCGCCCAGGGCGCCTGATGAGTAGCGGACTGGTGCTGCTGTGCACCGGGCTTTCCGGGATCGGCTTCGCCCTGGGCGCGCTGACGGTCTGGGCAGCCGCGATGGCCGAGGCCCACCACGCCGACCGGCTGACCGGCGTCCTGCCCGCGGCCTTCTCCGCCGGCTCGTTCCTCGGTGGCCTGCTCTACGCCCGTTTGCCCCGCAGGCTCCCGCCCGGGACCCAACTCGTCTGCGCCACAGCGATGTTCGCAGTCGGATGGCTGCCCCTGCTGGCGCAACCCGAGCCCCGGACCGCAATCTTCACAGCCGCGCTGCCGGGCCTGTTTCTCACCATGGTCATCACCTCGGGTTTCGACACGGTCGACGCCCTCACCCCGGCTTCGCGCGCCACGGAGGCGTACGCGTGGCTCATCCTCGCCGTCGGCACAGGCCAGGCCGCAGGAACTGTCCTCGCAGGTAGGTTCGTCGGCCACCTCCTGGGCTTGTCGGCACTGCCCGCGGCCGGCGCCTTCCTCGCCGTTGCCGTCCTCACCCTTTCCCGTCCCGTTCTCGGTTCGCGGCGTCTGGGCCGGCACCGTCGCACCACGAGCGCCAGCCCGGCCTCCTCCCATTTCCCCCTCGACGAAGGAGAATCGTTCATGCCCGTCAAGACCGTCTGGACCGTCGCCCACAGCTGTGGACACGAGGTCACCCACGACCTGTCCGACCGGGCGGCCGACCGCAGGGCCCGCTTCGCCCGGTGGCTCGCCGGCCGGGTGTGCACTGACTGCTGGAAGGCGAGCCGCGACGCCGACACCGCCGCAAAGGAGCAGTGGCTCACGGCCCGGCGCGCGGAGGAGCAGGCCGCGGCCAGAGAGTGGACCGAGAGGTTCGACATGCCGCTGCTGGAGGGCCCGGAACGGGCGCTGGAGTGGGGCGAGCGCTGCCGCTTCCAGCTGGTCACCGCCGCCTACACGGCGCTCGTCACCGAGGGAATCTGGGGCGAGGCGGACTGGGCGGTGCTGGAGGAGAAGATCCGCACGGTGACCCGGGCCGGATGGTGGATAGACCAGCGCGAAGCCGAGGGAACCGAGCTGCCGGAGCTTCTCGACGCCGCCACGAGCGAGGACATCGGCACCGAGAACCCGTACCGGTGA